ATGACCAAAAGGGCACACCTACAAGTACAGTTGATTTAAGTAAAGTTATAATAAAACTGGTAGAAGATAAGAATTATGGACTTTTTCATTGTACTTGCAAGGGAGAATGCACATGGTATGAATTCACTAAAGAAATATTTAGGCTTAAAGGTATTACTACAGAAGTTTCTCGTTGCAACACCAATGAATTTCCAAGGCCAGCAAAAAGACCTGAGTATTCAGTGCTTAGGAATTATATGTTAGAATTAACCACTGGGGATATAACTAGGAACTGGAAGGAAGCAATTGGCGAATATTTAAAATAAATTATTTTATGCACTAACTGTTGGTGTAACTACCGAGGTGTAGAAGAATTAAGGTGTACAAGAATAAATGCAAGTACCTCAATGTTTTGGGTACTTGCTATTTTTTTGATCTTAATTTCCACTATCTATTGAAGCGGCATACCTTCTGATAATTACATCTCTAATTCTAATCCATATGCTGGAATCGGTGAAAAGGAGTGATTGTATCCTTCATCAACTAACATCGTCCAATATAGGTCCTCGCGAAGGGCGCGTATTATTGAGTTATTTGCTGGGTAACAATATGATGGTGGGATTTCGTTTTCTCTAATCTTTATCCATTCACCTGTTACTATGTAGCGGTTTATCTTTGCGGCACAACTCTCATGATTTAACATTTTCGAATCAGTATCATATGCTATATTTACAATACAGAAAGCGACTCCGTTGTCCATAAATTTATCCCCGATTTTTAATTCATGCCCAGGTACCTCGACTGTTTTTCTTGTGTTATTATTAACCTTCGGATTATTTATATTTGCTTTCATGTTATTTTTCCGCCTTCCGATTAAATGTTTTTTTTTATTATTATGCTCTTACAGTTATATACTTGTCAATGTAAATTTCTGATATATAGATAAAATATATACTTAATTAAGAGATGTGTATATGGAATTGCATTCTATTTGTGAAAAGTGGGTTATGATTGCACTAAACAAGAACCTTGAAAACACTAAGTTTTCAAGGTTCTTGTTTGGTAATTTTAAGTACCTGATAGCTATTACAAATAAAGGCTTTACTGTTCAATATAGATAATTAAAAATAAAATATATAATTCTATTATAAAATGTGGAATTTTTTAGATACCACAAGCATATGATATCTTATAGCGTACGATTGGAGTATGCGATAGTTAATAGTCATTTTCCTTAAGAAAGTGGCTATTTTTTTAGTTTTTTGTAAAGATATATTATAGTATCTTTTAATTAAGAAGGTCAGACCCTGAAGCTGACCTTTTCATTTCTTACTCTATATAAGTTTTTGATTAAATATATTAGTTAAATTTAAATTTTCTACTTTTTGCTTAATCTCATCTGTATCCAAAATATAAAGTCCCAGTTCCTGCATTCTTTTAAAATACTCTGCTCCTGCAAAGGTATATCTGTTTCTTCTTCCTTCTGTAGTTTTAATTTTCTCATTCCCATAGGCAATTATGTCTCCAGCGGCTAGTGACCTTGGTAAAATCAAAAGAGGTAATCCTAGATAGTGTTTTACTGCATTGTGTCCTGCCAAAGACCCTGTTATCATAGCTTCTGTATGGCCTATAAATAGACCGGATTTCTCACCACCGCAGAACAAATTATCGAGTCCTATAACCTTCATACTATCTTCTCTTGGAGCTATGGATACATATCTTATGGAGTTTCCAATTCCACCAGCATATGGGTCTACATATTTTGCGATTTCAAAGCCTTTAATTCTTCTTAATTTTTCTAATGGATAATATGGAGACATTAACTTAACATCACCTGTATCTATTAAAATTATATTTTCGGCGAACTCTTTTATGGCATACTGCTGACATACCTTTTGTTTAAGCTTATCTAAATTAACATCCTCTTCTGGAACTTTTATAAGAGCAACCCCTGCTTCATCCAGTTGTTTAATGAGATCACTAGCTAAAGAACCTTTGGCTAATTTACAAGAACCGCTAAAGGCCCCATACACGCCTTCTTCTCGTTCTCCTTTTAAGTCTTCAATACCTGCTTTGCTACTAATGCTTACTCTTCCCCCAAAAGCTGGGCATCTCAAAACACACATTGCGCACCCATTTCCATATTTTACGCAGTTATTCATTGGTCCCGCTGAACCTGTAGTTTCTATAAATACATCCGCTTCAACATACTGCTTATCTGATAGGTATATTCCTTTTATTTTATTGCCTTCTTTTTTAACATCTACTACTCGCGTTATCATATTTACTTCTATATCCATAGCTTTTAAATATTTTCCAACTGCTGGTTCAATCTTGTTTACATCGCAAAGCCAGGCATTTTTATGACCGGGAAAATTTATATTTTTATGTTTACTATTCTCATCAGTCAAATGTATAAAATCTCCTGACCCTAGCGCTATCAGCTCTTCTGACGCAGTGTACCTACCATTATTTCTCATTATACCACCTACATTACCAAGCCCCAAAAGCATATCTGTCTTTTCATATAAGGATACCTCAGCACCAGCTTTTTTTGCTGTGATTGCTGCGCTACAACCAGACCATCCGCCACCAATTACTATAACCTTCAAAATATTAGCCCCCTTAACTTAGAATCATTATTTGTTCTTGTGCAACATTTGCATACCATTTATAAGCACAGGTATGATAGTTATACAGCCTATACTTATTGTTAAAATTGTAAGTTTGATATTATTAATTTTATGTATGCTTTTTAATTCTATTGCAAAAGTTATAGTATTATTCCTCTTATCATCATCCGTTATTGGTATAGACCTCAGCACACAGATTCTACTGATTTTAAGGTGTACTATATAAGAAACCCAGTAACTATAATGGTTACTGGGTTTCTTTATTTTCTTTCCTGTCTATTGCCACATTAGCAACATCACTAGTCATATTGGATAACTTATACATAATAGACATCTCGGTGTTTGAAACCCCACTACTGCTTTTATTAGCATCTAATTCATTTATTGAATTTTTTGCTTTCCCTAACTTATTTTTATCCATAGTATTCTCCCTTCAAATACGAAAATTACACTACATATATGGAGTGCATTATATAGTTTACCCATTTTTTCAGAAAGTACAATTGGATAACTTACCTAATAATATAGGGAGATACCACATATAAAATTGGACAATTCTTGTTCCTTATTAATAATAGCAAGTGTTACCATATGGAATAAAGCCCACTGCGTTAACCAACTGGAGCTCATTTCCAAGTGACCATGCAGTGCTATTCTTTACTCTAGCTACTGGGCTTTTATTCGTTTCAAAAAAACTTGGCCTATTAGCATTTATTTATACAACTATATTTATTGCTTTTCCAAGGATATATTTAGGTTTTCATTACCCTACTGATATTATTTGTGGTGCTTTAATTGGAATAGCTATTGGTTTAATAGCAAACCAAAGTTTTGTATGTAATAAAATCTCTAAGCCGATTTTAAAATGGTCAGAAAAAGCGCCAAGTCTTTTTTATGCACTATTTTTTCTGATAACTTATCAAATTTCAGATTTATTTAATAGTACAAGACTATTCCTTCATTTTTGTATGGAAGTGTTAGAACATATTATATAAACTATAAGTAGTAATAATAGTTAAATCCTGAAGTTAGAGCAATCTAGCTTCAGGACTTATTTTTAAATGATTTACACATCAAAATGTAAATATATAGAGTGGTAAATTACTTAGAAATAAATTACTTAGAAGTAAATTAATTTATGAATCTGCTCTTAATATATTAAGATCCTTGCCCTGCATTATTTTATTCATAGTTCTCATGGAGCACATTTTACCACACATGGTGCAGCTATGTTCATGCTCTGGCGTGGATTCTTTTCTATAGCGCCTAGCTTTTTCAGGATCAATAGCAAGCTCAAACATTCTGTCCCAATTAAGGTTTTGCCTTGCAGTGCTCATTTCATTATCCCAATCGCGGCTACCGGTCACATTTTTACCTATATCCCCAGCATGAGCTGCAATCTTTGCAGCAATAATGCCTTCACGAACATCATCAAGATTTGGAAGCCTTATATGTTCTGCTGGCGTTACATAGCAAAGGAAATCAGCTCCATAGCTAGCAGCCAAGGCGCCTCCTATAGCACTGGTAATATGGTCATAACCTGGAGCAATATCCGTAACTAGGGGTCCTAAAATATAAAAAGGTGCACCATGACATAATTTCTTTGCAAGTAACACATTTGCCTGGATTTCATTTATTGCCATGTGACCGGGTCCTTCTATAATTATTTGTACATTTCTTTCCCAGGCCCTTGTGGTTAATTCACCAAGCACCATTAGTTCATGAATTTGACAAGCGTCCGTGGCATCATTAATGCAACCAGGTCTACAGGCATCCCCAAGGCTTATAGTTAAGTCATATTTTTCACATATATCTAATATGTCATCGAAGTATTCATAAAATGGATTTTCCTTTTGGTTTAATTCCATCCAAGCGTATAGAAGGGATCCTCCTCTTGATACTATATGAGTTATTCTCTTATTTCTTTTAAATACATTTGCAGTGTTAATATTTAAACCTGCATGAATTGTTACAAAGTCTACACCATCTTTTGCATGTTTCTCTACTACATCTATGAATTCTTTAGCCGTAATGTCCTGTAATTCTTTATCGTAAAAACCTAGGGCATCATATATTGGTACAGTACCTATCATAGCAGTAGAATCTGCAATAAGTCTTTGTCTAAACTCTTCTGTTTTCCCAAAGGAGCTTAAATCCATGATTGCTTCAGCTTTCATATCTATGGCTAACTGTACTTTTTTCATTTCCTCATCAATATCATAGCAATCCTTTGAAATACCTAGATTCACATTGATTTTTGTTTTTAAACCTTCTCCAACCCCTTCTGGATTTAATGCTTTATGATTTTTATTAGCGGGTAGTGCCACTACACCTCTTGCTATTTTTTCTCTTAAAACCTCTTCATCCATATTCTCTTTTTTTGCTACTATTTTCATCTCTTTTGTTATAATGCCTTTTTTAGCAGCATCCATTTGAGTTGTATACATCATTTAATAATCTCCTTTTCAGTTATATTTTTTCAAATAAAAAAAAGCAAGCTCATAAGGAGCTTGCAACAAAAAAACGTTGTAAAAAAACTCCCTACGTTGGAATTATCCAAATCAGGTAATGAGGGTCAGAGATAAAGTCTCTTTCTCAGCTCATAATACGAGCTCCCCTTGTTTAATTTATTTAATTATTATTTCGCCTTCATTATAGTTGTAAAACAATGTTATGTAAAGCTTTTTAAATTCTCACTTGTTTTTAAAGTGTATGGGTACATTATGAAAATTTAGAAACTTGTACTATACTTTGCCTTATAAATAATATTTAGGGAGGTTTTTTTATGGAAAGGTATGAACTTAATAAAAATTTGGCTCAAATGTTAAAAGGCGGAGTAATTATGGATGTGGTGAATGTGCAGCAGGCAATAATTGCAGAAAAAGCTGGGGCCTGTGCGGTAATGGCACTAGAAAGAGTGCCCTCAGATATTAGAAAGCAAGGCGGCGTAGCTAGGATGTCTGATCCTAGAATGATTAAAGAAATAAAGGCAGCAGTAAGTATTCCGGTAATGGCTAAAGGCAGGATAGGTCATTTTGTTGAAGCCCAAATTCTGCAGGAGATAGGGGTAGATTTTATAGATGAAAGCGAAGTTTTGACTCCAGCAGATGAGCAGTATCATATAAATAAATGGGAGTTTAAGGTTCCCTATGTTTGTGGAGCGAGAAATTTAGGTGAGGCACTAAGGAGAATTGGAGAAGGTGCCGCAATGATAAGAACAAAGGGTGAAGCAGGCACAGGAAATGTAGTAGAAGCTGTTAGGCACATGAGATGTATTATGGACGATATTAGAAAAGTAAAAAATGCTCCAAACGAAGAGCTAATGACCCTGGCTAAAGATATGGGAGCCCCAATTCATTTAATTGAATATGTATGGAAAAATGGTAAACTTCCTGTAGTGAATTTTGCTGCCGGTGGAATAGCAACGCCAGCCGATGCTGCCTTAATGATGCAACTTGGAGCAGAGGGAGTTTTTGTAGGATCTGGAATATTTAAAGCAGAAAACCCTGAAGTAAGAGCAAAAGCTATAGTCCTTGCAACTACCTATTACAATGACCCTAAGGTTATAGCAGAAGTTTCAGAAAACCTGGGCGAAGCAATGAGTGGCCTAGAATTAAGTGAAATTAAAGAGAGATATGCAGAAAGAGGATGGTAAGAAAATGAGAATTGGAGTTTTATCACTTCAGGGTGGCGTAATAGAGC
This DNA window, taken from Clostridium estertheticum, encodes the following:
- a CDS encoding FAD-dependent oxidoreductase gives rise to the protein MKVIVIGGGWSGCSAAITAKKAGAEVSLYEKTDMLLGLGNVGGIMRNNGRYTASEELIALGSGDFIHLTDENSKHKNINFPGHKNAWLCDVNKIEPAVGKYLKAMDIEVNMITRVVDVKKEGNKIKGIYLSDKQYVEADVFIETTGSAGPMNNCVKYGNGCAMCVLRCPAFGGRVSISSKAGIEDLKGEREEGVYGAFSGSCKLAKGSLASDLIKQLDEAGVALIKVPEEDVNLDKLKQKVCQQYAIKEFAENIILIDTGDVKLMSPYYPLEKLRRIKGFEIAKYVDPYAGGIGNSIRYVSIAPREDSMKVIGLDNLFCGGEKSGLFIGHTEAMITGSLAGHNAVKHYLGLPLLILPRSLAAGDIIAYGNEKIKTTEGRRNRYTFAGAEYFKRMQELGLYILDTDEIKQKVENLNLTNIFNQKLI
- a CDS encoding phosphatase PAP2 family protein, with the protein product MLPYGIKPTALTNWSSFPSDHAVLFFTLATGLLFVSKKLGLLAFIYTTIFIAFPRIYLGFHYPTDIICGALIGIAIGLIANQSFVCNKISKPILKWSEKAPSLFYALFFLITYQISDLFNSTRLFLHFCMEVLEHII
- the thiC gene encoding phosphomethylpyrimidine synthase ThiC, encoding MMYTTQMDAAKKGIITKEMKIVAKKENMDEEVLREKIARGVVALPANKNHKALNPEGVGEGLKTKINVNLGISKDCYDIDEEMKKVQLAIDMKAEAIMDLSSFGKTEEFRQRLIADSTAMIGTVPIYDALGFYDKELQDITAKEFIDVVEKHAKDGVDFVTIHAGLNINTANVFKRNKRITHIVSRGGSLLYAWMELNQKENPFYEYFDDILDICEKYDLTISLGDACRPGCINDATDACQIHELMVLGELTTRAWERNVQIIIEGPGHMAINEIQANVLLAKKLCHGAPFYILGPLVTDIAPGYDHITSAIGGALAASYGADFLCYVTPAEHIRLPNLDDVREGIIAAKIAAHAGDIGKNVTGSRDWDNEMSTARQNLNWDRMFELAIDPEKARRYRKESTPEHEHSCTMCGKMCSMRTMNKIMQGKDLNILRADS
- the pdxS gene encoding pyridoxal 5'-phosphate synthase lyase subunit PdxS — its product is MERYELNKNLAQMLKGGVIMDVVNVQQAIIAEKAGACAVMALERVPSDIRKQGGVARMSDPRMIKEIKAAVSIPVMAKGRIGHFVEAQILQEIGVDFIDESEVLTPADEQYHINKWEFKVPYVCGARNLGEALRRIGEGAAMIRTKGEAGTGNVVEAVRHMRCIMDDIRKVKNAPNEELMTLAKDMGAPIHLIEYVWKNGKLPVVNFAAGGIATPADAALMMQLGAEGVFVGSGIFKAENPEVRAKAIVLATTYYNDPKVIAEVSENLGEAMSGLELSEIKERYAERGW